Proteins from a genomic interval of Bradyrhizobium sp. CCBAU 53340:
- a CDS encoding metallophosphoesterase — MDRSFVVAQISDLHLDGSGRLLAAIETLTTALRERMAAYADVPDRILLITCDIVNDPTPPALDEALGTIASLRQTGLFTDIQAVAGNHDAKRPSQRGGRHDVYDYLHLPRSSKSVYYRKAGLDLVLLDSNKASLTTLASGDIDDRAYNALVAQSARLSVELVGSIGSAARAEYSEPAENLVRVLALHHHPLPQATGEGKRFLGVPDEPLMYLAAPATLLEAATSLNVNLVLHGHRHVEGLTRYSIPDPRALRSGGEDFWRTIYVLSCPSSTGQGGDDAGFNIIHFGPMPEGEPADYRFTIARYSRPRNDGGFRSLDSNLPDGLIRLPVGRDLSRDPAIQSAIEIASCATLKRDQVVALAHRLLSRPAFYGDGGQSWSDRLYVYLVTCHAWADLEGRLARSASQAEVAALAEVRALLHRLIEQAADMLGIDCATLDELRADRLVNRDDLSRRWPTLPREAVEVEARAQQHLQLLRELNDQVRLLGLDLCLGGGMPPQERGSRR; from the coding sequence ATGGATAGATCGTTCGTCGTTGCGCAGATCTCCGACCTGCATCTGGACGGGTCAGGCCGGCTGCTCGCGGCCATCGAGACCCTCACAACCGCGCTGCGCGAGCGGATGGCGGCCTACGCGGATGTGCCCGACCGCATCCTGCTGATCACCTGCGACATCGTGAACGATCCGACTCCGCCTGCGCTCGACGAAGCGCTCGGGACAATCGCCTCTCTCCGGCAGACCGGCCTGTTCACCGACATCCAGGCCGTGGCCGGCAACCATGACGCCAAGCGTCCGAGCCAGCGCGGTGGGCGCCACGACGTCTACGATTATCTGCATCTGCCGAGGAGCTCGAAGAGCGTCTATTACCGTAAGGCCGGTCTCGACCTGGTGCTGCTCGACTCCAACAAAGCGAGCCTGACCACGCTTGCCAGCGGCGACATCGACGATCGGGCCTACAACGCCCTGGTCGCGCAGTCCGCCCGTCTGAGCGTCGAGCTTGTAGGCAGCATCGGCTCCGCGGCTCGCGCCGAATATTCCGAGCCTGCGGAAAACCTCGTGCGTGTGCTGGCGCTGCATCATCATCCGCTGCCGCAGGCAACCGGCGAGGGCAAGCGGTTTCTCGGAGTTCCGGACGAGCCGCTGATGTATCTTGCTGCGCCCGCGACCTTGCTCGAAGCGGCCACCTCGCTCAACGTCAACCTGGTCCTGCACGGGCACCGGCATGTCGAGGGGCTCACCCGCTATTCAATTCCGGATCCCCGTGCACTCCGGAGCGGCGGCGAGGATTTCTGGCGCACGATCTACGTGCTGTCCTGCCCGTCCTCCACCGGCCAGGGCGGTGACGATGCCGGCTTCAACATCATCCATTTTGGCCCCATGCCCGAAGGCGAACCGGCCGACTATCGGTTCACGATCGCCCGCTATTCGCGGCCGCGCAATGATGGCGGCTTCAGGTCGCTCGATTCGAATCTGCCTGACGGCCTCATCAGGCTTCCGGTGGGGCGAGATCTGTCCCGCGATCCCGCCATTCAGTCGGCGATCGAGATCGCCTCATGCGCGACGTTGAAACGCGATCAGGTTGTGGCGCTCGCCCATCGGCTGTTGTCGCGCCCGGCCTTCTACGGCGATGGCGGACAGAGCTGGTCGGACAGGCTCTACGTCTATCTCGTCACCTGCCATGCCTGGGCCGATCTCGAGGGCAGGCTCGCAAGGTCGGCGTCGCAGGCCGAGGTGGCGGCGCTGGCGGAGGTGAGGGCGCTGCTGCACCGGCTGATCGAACAAGCCGCCGACATGCTCGGCATCGACTGCGCCACGCTCGACGAGCTCCGCGCCGACCGCCTGGTCAATCGTGACGACCTCTCGCGTCGATGGCCGACGCTGCCGCGCGAGGCCGTCGAGGTTGAGGCGAGGGCGCAACAGCACTTGCAGTTGCTGCGAGAGCTGAATGATCAGGTGAGGCTGCTCGGCCTCGACCTCTGCCTCGGCGGCGGGATGCCGCCGCAAGAGCGCGGCTCCCGGCGTTAA
- a CDS encoding CpaF family protein, whose translation MFGKRSGTDTDFRAPKPGAVSPEPAPAPAPTVSRAPPPPVVASPPLAPSRPPPVMENRRSDNYYEVKATIFGALIEAIDLAQLAKLDSESAREEIRDIVNEIIAIKNIVMSIAEQEELLDDICNDVLGYGPLEPLLARDDIADIMVNGAGTVFIEVSGKIQRTGIRFRDNQQLLNICQRIVSQVGRRVDESSPICDARLADGSRVNAIVPPLAIDGPALTIRKFKKDKLTLDQLVKFGAISPEGAEILQIIGRVRCNVLISGGTGSGKTTLLNCLTNYIEHDERVITCEDAAELQLQQPHVVRLETRPPNIEGEGQVTMRELVRNCLRMRPERIIVGEVRGPEAFDLLQAMNTGHDGSMGTLHANNPREALSRCESMITMGGFSLPSRTIREMICASIDVIVQAARLRDGSRRITHITEVMGMEGDTIITQDIFLYDLVGEDANGKIIGKHRSTGIGRPKFWERARYYGEEKRLAAALDAAESAPAT comes from the coding sequence GTGTTCGGTAAGCGTAGCGGAACAGACACCGACTTTCGGGCTCCCAAGCCCGGCGCCGTGTCGCCAGAGCCTGCCCCGGCTCCGGCGCCGACGGTGTCGCGCGCGCCGCCCCCGCCGGTAGTCGCGTCCCCGCCGCTCGCTCCCTCCCGGCCCCCGCCGGTGATGGAAAACCGCCGCTCGGACAATTATTACGAGGTCAAGGCGACCATCTTCGGCGCGCTGATCGAGGCGATCGACCTCGCCCAGCTCGCCAAGCTGGACTCCGAATCCGCGCGCGAAGAGATCCGCGACATCGTCAACGAGATCATCGCGATCAAGAACATCGTGATGTCGATCGCCGAGCAGGAAGAACTGCTCGACGACATCTGCAACGACGTGCTCGGCTACGGCCCGCTCGAGCCGCTGCTGGCGCGCGACGACATCGCCGACATCATGGTGAACGGGGCTGGCACGGTCTTCATCGAAGTCAGCGGCAAGATCCAGCGCACCGGTATCCGCTTCCGCGACAACCAGCAGCTCCTCAATATCTGCCAGCGCATCGTCAGCCAGGTCGGCCGGCGCGTCGACGAATCCTCGCCGATCTGCGACGCGCGCCTTGCCGACGGCTCCCGCGTCAACGCCATCGTGCCGCCGCTCGCGATCGACGGCCCCGCCCTCACCATTCGTAAGTTCAAGAAGGACAAGCTGACACTGGATCAGCTGGTCAAGTTCGGCGCGATCTCGCCTGAGGGCGCGGAGATCCTCCAGATCATCGGGCGCGTCCGCTGCAACGTGCTGATCTCCGGCGGTACCGGCTCAGGCAAGACCACCCTGCTCAACTGCCTGACCAACTATATCGAGCACGACGAGCGCGTCATCACCTGCGAGGACGCGGCCGAGCTCCAGCTGCAACAGCCCCATGTGGTGCGCCTTGAAACCCGCCCGCCGAACATCGAGGGCGAAGGTCAGGTCACGATGCGCGAACTGGTGCGCAACTGCCTGCGTATGCGTCCCGAACGCATCATCGTCGGCGAAGTCCGCGGCCCGGAGGCATTCGACCTGCTCCAGGCCATGAACACCGGCCACGACGGCTCGATGGGAACGCTGCACGCCAACAACCCCCGCGAAGCGCTGTCGCGCTGCGAATCCATGATCACGATGGGCGGTTTTTCGCTTCCTTCGCGAACGATTCGCGAGATGATCTGCGCCTCGATCGACGTCATCGTCCAGGCCGCACGTCTGCGCGACGGCTCGCGCCGCATCACCCACATCACCGAGGTGATGGGGATGGAAGGTGACACCATCATCACCCAGGACATCTTCCTCTACGATCTGGTCGGCGAGGACGCCAACGGCAAGATCATCGGCAAGCACCGCTCGACCGGCATCGGCCGCCCGAAATTCTGGGAACGCGCGCGCTATTACGGCGAAGAGAAACGTCTTGCGGCCGCGCTCGACGCCGCCGAATCGGCACCGGCGACGTGA
- a CDS encoding AAA family ATPase, which yields MISYARQTQEEQPEASPPPVEEHIAPAPRVSVQAFCETVETAAAVQSAGEDRRLGKAHLKIQMGGMTAAIEAYRSAPTPNVIVLESDARNDLLTGLDQLATVCDAGTRVIVIGRINDVMLYRELVRRGVSDYVLAPVGAIDVVRSICNLFSAPEAKAVGRIIAVVGAKGGVGASTISHNVAWAIARDLAMDAVVADLDLAFGTAGLDYNQDPPQGIADAVFSPDRVDTAFIDRLLSKCTDHLSLLAAPATLDRVYDFGTDAFDAVFDTLRATMPCIVLDVPHQWSGWTKRALIGADDILIVAAPDLANLRNTKNLFDLLKAARPNDRPPLYCLNQVGIPKRPEIAAAEFAKAIESQPVVSIPFEPQIFGAAANNGQMIAEISANHKSIEMFLQIAQRLTGRSETKKQKSSLLSPLIEKLRGK from the coding sequence ATGATCAGCTACGCGCGCCAGACTCAGGAAGAGCAGCCGGAGGCCTCCCCGCCGCCGGTGGAGGAGCATATTGCGCCCGCGCCGCGCGTGTCGGTCCAGGCCTTCTGCGAGACCGTCGAAACCGCTGCCGCCGTGCAATCGGCCGGCGAGGATCGCCGTCTGGGCAAGGCGCACCTGAAGATCCAGATGGGCGGCATGACCGCCGCGATCGAGGCCTATCGGTCTGCCCCCACCCCCAATGTGATCGTGCTCGAGAGCGACGCCCGCAATGATCTGTTGACCGGGCTCGACCAACTCGCCACCGTCTGCGATGCCGGTACCCGGGTGATCGTGATCGGCCGCATCAACGACGTCATGCTCTATCGCGAGCTGGTGCGCCGCGGCGTCAGCGACTACGTGCTCGCGCCGGTCGGCGCGATCGACGTCGTGCGCTCGATCTGCAACCTGTTCTCGGCGCCCGAAGCCAAGGCGGTCGGCCGAATCATCGCCGTGGTCGGTGCCAAGGGCGGCGTCGGCGCCTCCACCATTTCCCACAACGTCGCCTGGGCGATTGCGCGGGACCTCGCGATGGACGCCGTGGTCGCCGATCTCGATCTCGCCTTCGGCACCGCCGGGCTCGACTACAACCAGGACCCGCCGCAGGGCATCGCGGACGCCGTGTTCTCGCCCGATCGCGTCGACACCGCCTTCATCGACCGCCTGCTGTCGAAATGTACCGATCATCTGAGCCTGCTGGCGGCGCCGGCGACGCTCGACCGGGTCTATGATTTCGGCACCGATGCCTTCGATGCGGTGTTCGACACGCTGCGCGCGACCATGCCCTGCATCGTGCTCGACGTCCCGCATCAATGGTCGGGCTGGACCAAGCGCGCCTTGATCGGCGCCGACGACATCCTGATCGTGGCGGCGCCGGATCTTGCCAATCTGCGCAACACCAAGAACCTGTTCGATCTCTTGAAGGCCGCGCGCCCCAATGACCGCCCGCCGCTGTACTGCCTGAACCAGGTCGGCATCCCCAAGCGGCCGGAGATCGCGGCAGCCGAATTCGCCAAGGCGATCGAGAGCCAGCCCGTGGTCTCGATCCCGTTCGAGCCGCAGATCTTCGGCGCGGCGGCGAACAACGGCCAGATGATCGCGGAGATCTCCGCGAACCATAAGTCGATCGAGATGTTCCTCCAGATCGCCCAGCGCCTGACCGGCCGGAGCGAGACGAAGAAACAAAAGTCGTCCTTGCTTTCACCGCTGATTGAGAAGTTGCGGGGAAAATAA
- a CDS encoding type II secretion system F family protein has translation MNIQILALAFLATAAVGGIAWVFLYPMLSGERKAESRRASIARAEAPTARQAEKSQRSRREQVETSLKDLEARRTQEKNVPLTVRLSQAGLDWTPQKFWIASGVVAGVFFFVTLFGGGGLLGAAGLAFAGGFGLPRWALGFLKKRRENKFLAALPDAVDVIVRGIKAGLPLFESIKVVAADAPEPLRSEFLAIIETQAIGMPLGEACSRLYERMPLPEANFFGIVVSIQQKSGGNLSEALGNLSKVLRDRKKMKEKIQAMSMEAKASAGIIGSLPPIVMFLVYLTTPGYISLLWTHPTGQLMLVGCVVWMSIGIMVMKKMINFDF, from the coding sequence ATGAACATTCAGATCCTCGCCCTCGCCTTCCTTGCCACCGCTGCCGTCGGCGGCATCGCCTGGGTCTTCCTCTATCCGATGCTGTCGGGCGAACGGAAAGCCGAAAGCCGCCGCGCATCGATCGCGCGCGCCGAAGCGCCCACGGCCCGCCAGGCCGAGAAGTCCCAGCGGTCGCGCCGCGAGCAAGTCGAGACCTCGCTGAAGGATCTCGAAGCTCGGCGGACGCAGGAAAAGAACGTGCCGCTCACGGTGCGCCTGTCCCAGGCCGGGCTCGACTGGACGCCGCAGAAGTTCTGGATCGCCTCCGGCGTCGTCGCCGGCGTGTTCTTCTTCGTCACGCTGTTCGGCGGCGGAGGTCTGCTTGGTGCGGCCGGCCTTGCCTTTGCCGGCGGCTTCGGCCTGCCGCGCTGGGCCCTGGGCTTCCTGAAGAAGCGTCGCGAGAACAAGTTCCTGGCAGCGCTGCCCGATGCCGTGGACGTCATCGTGCGCGGCATCAAGGCCGGTCTGCCGCTGTTCGAATCCATCAAGGTCGTCGCGGCCGACGCGCCGGAGCCGCTGCGCAGCGAATTCCTGGCCATCATCGAGACGCAGGCGATCGGCATGCCGCTCGGCGAGGCCTGCTCGCGCCTCTACGAGCGGATGCCGCTGCCGGAGGCCAATTTCTTCGGCATCGTGGTGTCGATCCAGCAGAAATCGGGCGGCAATCTCTCCGAAGCGCTGGGCAACCTCTCCAAGGTGCTGCGCGATCGCAAGAAGATGAAGGAAAAGATCCAGGCGATGTCGATGGAAGCCAAGGCTTCGGCCGGCATCATCGGCTCGCTGCCGCCGATCGTGATGTTCCTCGTCTACCTCACGACCCCAGGCTACATCTCCCTGCTGTGGACCCATCCCACCGGCCAGCTCATGCTGGTCGGCTGCGTCGTCTGGATGTCGATCGGCATCATGGTGATGAAGAAGATGATCAACTTCGATTTCTGA
- a CDS encoding M17 family metallopeptidase produces the protein MPSVFETSTTAIPIFFVTKSSWEAVRETLPPAQRQFAIASAFTAKAGGYLALPASDGAIAQVLFGLEDDGAKSRDPFRPGALPGLLPAGTYRFANAPHDARLAALAFALGCYRFARYRKADRPDVRLVPPDGVDPVEINRMAEAAMLARDLINTPSNDMGPEELATAAQGLAAEFGASYACTIGDNLKTNFPLIHAVGMASDRAPRLIDIGWGDSSHPKVTLVGKGVCFDTGGLDLKPSSGMLIMKKDMGGAANVLALARMVMDAKLKVRLRVLIPAVENAVSGNAFRPLDIFTSRKGITVEIGNTDAEGRLVLADALALADEEKPELLIDLGTLTGAARVALGPDLPPFYTNDETLAADVARCAVQENDPLWRMPLWPPYDAWLDSKTATITNAPSGGFAGSITCALFLQRFVEQAKSWLHVDIFGWTPSAKPARPEGGECQAARAIYKVLSERYA, from the coding sequence ATGCCTTCCGTGTTCGAGACGTCCACCACCGCCATTCCGATCTTCTTCGTCACCAAATCGAGCTGGGAGGCCGTGCGCGAGACGCTGCCGCCGGCGCAGCGTCAGTTCGCCATTGCGAGCGCCTTCACCGCCAAGGCGGGCGGCTATCTCGCGCTGCCCGCGTCCGACGGCGCGATCGCACAGGTGCTGTTCGGCCTCGAGGACGACGGCGCGAAGTCGCGCGATCCGTTCCGGCCCGGCGCCCTGCCCGGCCTGCTGCCGGCTGGCACGTATCGCTTTGCCAATGCACCGCACGATGCACGGCTGGCGGCGCTCGCCTTCGCGCTGGGCTGCTATCGCTTCGCCCGCTACCGCAAGGCCGACCGCCCCGACGTCCGGCTGGTGCCGCCTGACGGCGTCGATCCGGTCGAGATCAACCGCATGGCCGAAGCCGCGATGCTGGCGCGCGACCTCATCAACACGCCGTCCAATGACATGGGACCGGAGGAGCTGGCCACGGCCGCGCAGGGGCTCGCGGCCGAATTCGGCGCCAGCTATGCCTGCACCATCGGCGACAATCTGAAGACGAACTTTCCGCTGATCCACGCCGTCGGCATGGCCTCGGATCGCGCGCCGCGGCTGATCGACATCGGCTGGGGTGATTCCTCCCATCCCAAGGTGACGCTGGTCGGCAAAGGCGTCTGCTTCGACACCGGCGGGCTCGATCTGAAGCCGTCGAGCGGCATGCTGATCATGAAGAAGGACATGGGCGGCGCCGCCAACGTGCTGGCGTTGGCGCGCATGGTGATGGATGCCAAGCTGAAGGTGCGGCTGCGCGTGCTGATCCCGGCGGTGGAGAACGCCGTTTCCGGCAATGCCTTCCGCCCGCTGGATATCTTCACCTCCCGCAAGGGCATCACGGTCGAGATCGGCAACACCGATGCGGAGGGACGGCTGGTGCTCGCCGACGCGCTGGCGCTGGCCGATGAGGAGAAGCCCGAGCTGCTGATCGATCTCGGCACCCTGACCGGCGCCGCGCGCGTCGCGCTGGGGCCGGATTTACCGCCCTTTTACACCAATGATGAGACGCTGGCCGCCGACGTCGCGCGCTGCGCGGTGCAGGAGAACGATCCCTTGTGGCGCATGCCGCTGTGGCCGCCTTACGATGCCTGGCTGGACTCCAAGACCGCCACCATCACCAACGCACCGTCAGGCGGCTTTGCCGGCTCGATCACCTGCGCGCTGTTCCTGCAACGCTTCGTCGAGCAGGCCAAGAGCTGGCTTCACGTGGATATTTTCGGCTGGACGCCGTCGGCCAAGCCGGCGCGGCCCGAGGGCGGCGAATGCCAGGCTGCCCGCGCGATCTACAAGGTGCTGAGCGAGCGCTATGCATGA
- a CDS encoding type II secretion system F family protein: MVEFLVTKLHDAHFMTMLLAAIAASATVYTLVMPLFAGEGLSKRMKAVASERERIRQRERDRLNKSEKVSLRQTPKQLVSKVVEDFNLTKWLAQEAARDKLIMAGYRGQAPYVTFLFARMVAPLVLFVGSVVYVFLIAHMDRPMPIKIGICVGAAYLGLQAPMLFLKNAISKRQLSIKRAFPDALDLLLICIESGMSVEMAFRKVATEIVGQSIALSEEFTLTTAELSYLQDRKVAYENLAKRTGLEGVKSVCLALQQAERYGTPLGQSLRVMAQENRDMRMNEAEKKAAALPPKLTVPMILFFLPVLFVVILGPTGIKISELH; the protein is encoded by the coding sequence ATGGTCGAGTTCCTCGTTACGAAACTGCATGACGCCCACTTCATGACCATGCTGCTTGCGGCCATCGCCGCCAGCGCCACCGTCTATACGCTGGTGATGCCGCTGTTCGCCGGCGAGGGCCTCTCCAAGCGCATGAAGGCGGTGGCCAGCGAGCGCGAGCGGATCCGCCAGCGCGAGCGCGACCGCCTCAACAAGAGCGAGAAGGTCTCGCTGCGCCAGACGCCCAAGCAGCTCGTCTCCAAGGTCGTCGAGGACTTCAACCTCACCAAATGGCTGGCGCAGGAAGCTGCGCGCGACAAGCTCATCATGGCGGGCTATCGCGGCCAGGCGCCCTACGTCACGTTCCTGTTCGCCCGCATGGTGGCCCCGCTGGTGCTGTTCGTCGGCTCGGTCGTCTACGTGTTCCTGATCGCCCATATGGACCGGCCGATGCCGATCAAGATCGGCATCTGCGTCGGCGCGGCCTATCTCGGCCTCCAGGCGCCGATGCTGTTCCTGAAGAACGCGATCTCCAAGCGCCAGCTCTCGATCAAGCGCGCCTTTCCCGACGCGCTCGACCTGCTGCTGATCTGCATCGAATCCGGCATGTCGGTGGAAATGGCGTTCCGCAAGGTCGCGACCGAAATCGTCGGACAGTCGATCGCGCTGTCGGAGGAGTTCACCCTGACCACCGCCGAGCTGTCCTATTTGCAGGACCGCAAGGTGGCCTATGAGAACCTGGCGAAGCGCACCGGGCTCGAAGGCGTCAAATCGGTGTGTCTGGCGCTGCAGCAGGCGGAACGCTACGGCACCCCGCTCGGCCAATCGCTGCGCGTCATGGCGCAGGAAAATCGCGACATGCGCATGAACGAGGCCGAGAAGAAGGCCGCGGCGCTGCCGCCGAAGCTGACGGTGCCGATGATCCTGTTCTTCCTGCCGGTGCTGTTCGTCGTCATTCTCGGACCGACCGGCATCAAGATCTCCGAGCTGCACTGA
- a CDS encoding CpaD family pilus assembly protein, whose amino-acid sequence MITTRPQTRYRAAGLGGALVGIALALGGCQHDEVATATIPDDYKQRHPIAIEEQNRSIVVFVGHARGGLTAAQRADVMGLASTWLHEGTGAIHIDVPSGTPNARPVAESMREIQAMLAAAGVPPRGIVARPYQPEDKRFLPPIRLTYSRIAAVAGPCGLWPEDLGPSIKNKSWFENKEYYNFGCSYQRNMAAMVDNPSDLEQPRSETPSYTPRRMTAFEKYRKGMTTTTTYPEADKAKLSDTGK is encoded by the coding sequence ATGATCACAACACGACCCCAGACCCGCTACCGCGCCGCCGGCCTCGGTGGTGCGCTTGTCGGTATCGCGCTCGCGCTCGGCGGTTGCCAGCACGACGAGGTGGCCACCGCGACCATTCCGGACGATTACAAGCAGCGTCACCCGATCGCGATCGAGGAGCAGAACCGCTCGATCGTCGTGTTCGTCGGCCACGCTCGCGGCGGCCTCACCGCCGCCCAGCGCGCCGACGTGATGGGTCTGGCCTCGACCTGGCTGCACGAGGGCACCGGCGCCATCCATATCGACGTGCCATCGGGAACGCCCAATGCGCGTCCGGTTGCGGAATCGATGCGCGAGATCCAGGCGATGCTGGCGGCCGCGGGCGTTCCCCCGCGCGGCATCGTCGCCCGCCCCTACCAGCCGGAAGACAAGCGCTTCCTGCCGCCGATCCGGCTGACCTATTCCAGGATCGCCGCGGTCGCCGGCCCCTGCGGCCTGTGGCCGGAGGATCTCGGCCCCTCGATCAAGAACAAGAGCTGGTTCGAGAACAAGGAATACTACAATTTCGGCTGCTCCTATCAGCGCAACATGGCGGCCATGGTCGACAATCCGTCGGACCTCGAGCAGCCGCGGTCTGAGACTCCCTCCTACACGCCGCGGCGCATGACCGCCTTCGAGAAATACCGCAAGGGGATGACGACCACCACGACCTATCCCGAGGCCGACAAGGCCAAACTCAGCGACACCGGCAAATGA
- a CDS encoding tetratricopeptide repeat protein: MRQRFRPARLLASASLIALVAASLGGCTAMSKLSDVTGSIGSKADTAPVDPARAVEVYGERHRANPRDPDAALAYGQALRANGQHAQAAAVLEQATIANPGNKPLLAQYGRALADAGNFQQAFDVLSRAHSPDNPDWRLLSVQGTCLDQMGRHDEARAYYASALKIAPGDPGVLSNLGLSYMLSRDLPKAEETLRQAYASPRASSRVRQNLGLVVGLQGRFAEAETIVKGDLPPDQAAANVAYLKDMLNRNDGPRGAPKRTPVASLSRSD, from the coding sequence ATGCGTCAACGGTTCCGTCCCGCCCGGCTTCTTGCTTCCGCCTCGCTGATCGCACTGGTGGCAGCGAGCCTCGGCGGCTGCACGGCGATGTCAAAGCTCTCCGACGTCACCGGCTCGATCGGATCGAAGGCCGATACCGCCCCAGTCGATCCGGCGCGTGCCGTCGAGGTCTATGGCGAGCGCCATCGCGCCAATCCCCGGGATCCGGACGCGGCACTGGCCTATGGCCAGGCCTTACGTGCCAACGGCCAGCACGCCCAGGCCGCCGCCGTGCTCGAACAGGCGACCATCGCCAATCCCGGCAACAAGCCGCTGCTGGCCCAATATGGCCGTGCGCTCGCCGACGCCGGCAATTTCCAGCAGGCCTTCGACGTGCTGTCGAGGGCGCATTCGCCCGACAATCCGGACTGGCGCCTGCTCTCGGTGCAGGGCACCTGCCTCGACCAGATGGGCCGCCACGACGAGGCCCGCGCCTATTACGCAAGTGCGCTGAAGATCGCGCCAGGCGATCCCGGCGTGCTCTCCAATCTCGGCCTGTCCTACATGCTGTCGCGTGATCTGCCCAAGGCGGAAGAGACGCTGCGGCAGGCCTACGCCTCGCCGCGCGCGAGCTCCCGGGTGCGGCAGAATCTCGGCCTCGTGGTCGGCCTCCAGGGCCGCTTCGCCGAAGCCGAGACCATCGTGAAGGGGGACCTGCCGCCCGATCAAGCTGCAGCCAACGTCGCCTATCTCAAGGACATGCTGAACCGCAACGATGGCCCGCGCGGCGCACCGAAGCGGACGCCGGTCGCCTCGCTCAGCCGGTCCGACTGA